One segment of Nocardioides sp. QY071 DNA contains the following:
- a CDS encoding CGNR zinc finger domain-containing protein, protein MVFAHDTSLSLQAAVALVNGSLEPVTISTPDELDAFFADFAYTGRHDGDQAEVDAVLAIAPRLRVLLTADRDDAADIVNAMLRDASALPQLRRHDGHDWHLHAVDNQAPFAERIVVETAMAMIDVIRADEMSRLSVCADDTCEGIVLDLSRNRSKRFCSVTCGNRNAVAAYRARQANEE, encoded by the coding sequence GTGGTTTTCGCCCATGACACATCGTTGTCCCTGCAGGCGGCCGTGGCACTGGTCAACGGCAGCCTGGAGCCGGTGACGATCAGCACGCCCGACGAGCTCGACGCCTTCTTCGCCGACTTCGCCTACACCGGGCGCCACGACGGCGACCAAGCCGAGGTGGACGCCGTGCTGGCGATCGCACCCCGGCTCCGCGTCCTGCTGACCGCCGACCGCGACGACGCCGCCGACATCGTCAACGCCATGCTCCGCGACGCCTCCGCCCTCCCCCAGCTGCGCCGCCACGACGGTCACGACTGGCACCTGCACGCCGTCGACAACCAGGCCCCGTTCGCCGAGCGGATCGTGGTCGAGACCGCCATGGCGATGATCGACGTGATCCGCGCCGACGAGATGTCGCGGCTCTCGGTGTGCGCCGACGACACCTGCGAGGGCATCGTCCTCGACCTGTCCCGCAACCGGTCCAAGCGGTTCTGCTCGGTCACCTGCGGCAACCGCAACGCCGTGGCGGCGTACCGCGCCCGCCAGGCGAACGAGGAGTGA
- a CDS encoding AI-2E family transporter: protein MSGAAEAAATDGVTEHAGIDPAAPVDAEDAPYGRLGKPFDRRSPFYYGFIGALGALTAFWLFQAVIGIGSVLMLVVVSFFLAAGLNPAVSFLERHGLRRSWAVTVVIVLALGTVALFLVAIVPVITDQITAITKNAPGWLDELQRNKRIQQLNDEYDIIDKLQAKITDENFLSALFGGALGFGLKIVSALFNLFVIVVLTLYFLASLKTTTGALYKLAPASRRERVAKLGDKVIANIGGYVSGAFLVALCAGLSSLVFLSLTPISEYAVALAFVVAVLDVIPMIGATLGAVIVSAIAFATDVKTGIACVVFYVIYQQFENYVVYPRVMSKSVDLPGAVIVIAALVGTALLGVVGALLAIPVAAAILLVVREVVVKQQDLR from the coding sequence TTGAGCGGCGCCGCCGAGGCAGCCGCGACCGACGGCGTCACCGAGCACGCCGGGATCGACCCGGCGGCGCCGGTCGACGCCGAGGACGCGCCGTACGGCCGGCTCGGGAAGCCGTTCGACCGACGCTCGCCGTTCTACTACGGCTTCATCGGTGCCCTCGGCGCGCTGACCGCTTTCTGGCTCTTCCAGGCGGTCATCGGCATCGGCTCGGTGCTGATGCTGGTCGTGGTGTCCTTCTTCCTCGCAGCGGGCCTCAACCCGGCGGTGAGCTTCCTCGAGCGCCACGGCCTGCGTCGCTCGTGGGCGGTCACGGTCGTGATCGTTCTCGCCCTCGGGACCGTCGCGCTGTTCCTCGTGGCGATCGTCCCGGTCATCACCGACCAGATCACCGCGATCACCAAGAACGCGCCGGGCTGGCTCGACGAGCTCCAGCGCAACAAGCGCATCCAGCAGCTCAACGACGAGTACGACATCATCGACAAGCTCCAGGCCAAGATCACCGACGAGAACTTCCTCTCGGCCCTCTTCGGAGGCGCGCTCGGCTTCGGCCTCAAGATCGTCTCGGCGCTGTTCAACCTGTTCGTGATCGTCGTGCTGACGCTCTACTTCCTCGCCTCGCTGAAGACCACCACCGGCGCCCTCTACAAGCTCGCCCCGGCCTCACGACGCGAGCGCGTCGCCAAGCTCGGCGACAAGGTGATCGCCAACATCGGCGGATACGTCTCCGGCGCCTTCCTGGTCGCCCTCTGCGCCGGCCTGAGCTCGCTGGTGTTCCTGTCACTGACCCCGATCAGCGAGTACGCCGTCGCGCTGGCCTTCGTCGTCGCCGTCCTCGACGTCATCCCGATGATCGGCGCCACCCTCGGCGCGGTGATCGTCTCGGCGATCGCCTTCGCGACCGACGTCAAGACCGGTATCGCCTGCGTGGTGTTCTACGTGATCTACCAGCAGTTCGAGAACTACGTCGTCTACCCGCGGGTGATGAGCAAGTCCGTCGACCTGCCCGGCGCGGTCATCGTGATCGCCGCCCTGGTCGGCACCGCACTGCTCGGCGTGGTCGGTGCACTCCTCGCCATCCCGGTGGCAGCCGCGATCCTGCTGGTCGTGCGCGAGGTCGTGGTCAAGCAGCAGGACCTGCGCTGA
- a CDS encoding DUF167 domain-containing protein has protein sequence MEIDDQPWWRPEHVDEQGRTTTWLLAVRVLPGASRTGPAGATGVDGAELKIRLASPPVDGRANDELVRWLAKELGVPRSAVSLVRGQASRSKLVRVDVTARRM, from the coding sequence GTGGAGATCGACGACCAGCCGTGGTGGCGCCCCGAGCACGTCGACGAGCAGGGCCGTACGACGACCTGGCTGCTCGCCGTACGTGTCCTGCCGGGCGCCTCTCGCACGGGCCCGGCGGGCGCGACGGGCGTGGACGGAGCCGAGCTCAAGATCCGGCTCGCCTCGCCGCCCGTCGACGGTCGAGCCAACGACGAGCTGGTGCGCTGGCTGGCCAAGGAGCTCGGCGTCCCCCGCTCTGCGGTGAGCCTGGTGCGCGGCCAGGCCTCGCGGTCCAAGCTGGTCCGCGTCGACGTGACCGCCCGCCGGATGTGA
- a CDS encoding 3-hydroxyacyl-CoA dehydrogenase NAD-binding domain-containing protein → MTSSEQIFNTLVLPYLNHAVRTYESGYASVTDIDAAMRFGCGYPKGPLTVVDEIGAAQVRDLLAARYAETGDHLHEPAGLLDKLVAEGRTFADEAAAAGEAAAPQFKHDITKVGVVGTGTMASGIVQVFAQAGYEVIYVGRSQEKLDGVVGYITKNLDRAIAKGKGTEGDKDALLGRLTGSTEREALGGVDIVVEAIAEDLELKLELFRDLDRICKPGAILATTTSSLPITKLGEATGRPQDVIGMHFFNPAPVMKLVEIITTPATAADVDETVRALTANVGKVGVSAGDRSGFIVNLLLFPYLNDAIKLAEGGEELTTIDAAIKETAAFPMGPFELLDVVGNDVSLAIQKELYAEFGEPGFEPAGTLVAKVDAGELGRKTGKGFHDYA, encoded by the coding sequence ATGACTTCGAGCGAGCAGATCTTCAACACGCTGGTGCTGCCGTACCTCAACCACGCGGTGCGCACCTACGAGTCGGGCTACGCCTCGGTGACCGACATCGACGCCGCCATGCGCTTCGGCTGCGGCTACCCGAAGGGCCCGCTGACCGTCGTCGACGAGATCGGCGCCGCCCAGGTCCGTGACCTGCTCGCCGCCCGGTACGCCGAGACCGGCGACCACCTGCACGAGCCGGCGGGCCTGCTCGACAAGCTCGTCGCCGAGGGCCGCACCTTCGCCGACGAGGCTGCTGCCGCGGGCGAGGCCGCCGCGCCGCAGTTCAAGCACGACATCACCAAGGTCGGCGTCGTCGGCACCGGCACCATGGCCTCCGGCATCGTCCAGGTCTTCGCACAGGCCGGCTACGAGGTCATCTACGTCGGCCGCAGCCAGGAGAAGCTCGACGGCGTCGTCGGCTACATCACCAAGAACCTCGACCGCGCCATCGCCAAGGGCAAGGGCACCGAGGGCGACAAGGACGCGCTGCTGGGCCGCCTCACCGGCTCGACCGAGCGCGAGGCGCTGGGCGGCGTGGACATCGTCGTCGAGGCCATCGCGGAGGACCTCGAGCTCAAGCTCGAGCTGTTCCGCGACCTCGACCGGATCTGCAAGCCGGGCGCCATCCTCGCGACCACCACCTCGTCGCTCCCGATCACCAAGCTGGGCGAGGCAACCGGCCGCCCGCAGGACGTGATCGGCATGCACTTCTTCAACCCGGCCCCGGTCATGAAGCTGGTCGAGATCATCACGACCCCGGCCACCGCCGCCGACGTCGACGAGACCGTGCGGGCGCTGACCGCCAACGTCGGCAAGGTCGGCGTCTCCGCCGGCGACCGCTCGGGCTTCATCGTCAACCTGCTGCTCTTCCCCTACCTCAACGACGCGATCAAGCTCGCCGAGGGCGGCGAGGAGCTCACGACCATCGACGCCGCGATCAAGGAGACCGCCGCGTTCCCGATGGGCCCGTTCGAGCTGCTCGACGTGGTCGGCAACGACGTGTCGCTGGCCATCCAGAAGGAGCTGTACGCCGAGTTCGGCGAGCCGGGCTTCGAGCCGGCCGGCACCCTCGTCGCCAAGGTCGACGCCGGCGAGCTCGGCCGCAAGACCGGCAAGGGCTTCCACGACTACGCCTGA
- a CDS encoding alpha/beta fold hydrolase, whose amino-acid sequence MTLHHTALGSTGSRVVFLHGLFGQGKNWTGIAKQLAGRHRVLLVDLPHHGRSAWPDRFDFAETAALVADVIPADEPVALVGHSLGGKVAMVLSLLHPDRVERLCVADISPVSYPEGREFQGYISAMRAMDLTQVVRREDAERLLEPAVPDPTVRSFLLQNLRRDPTAPGGWSWQANLDVLGRDLGAISGWPEAELAHVAPYDGPVLWLAGGRSSYVQPAYDAAMDRWFPRNRKVTMKDTGHWLHSERPELFLEILQRFLGD is encoded by the coding sequence GTGACGCTTCACCACACGGCTCTCGGTTCCACCGGGAGCCGTGTGGTCTTTCTCCACGGGCTCTTCGGCCAGGGCAAGAACTGGACCGGGATCGCCAAGCAGCTCGCCGGCAGGCACCGGGTGCTGCTCGTCGACCTGCCCCACCACGGGCGCTCCGCGTGGCCCGACCGCTTCGACTTCGCCGAGACGGCGGCGCTCGTCGCGGACGTCATCCCGGCCGACGAGCCGGTCGCGCTGGTCGGTCACTCGCTCGGCGGCAAGGTCGCCATGGTGCTCTCCCTGCTCCACCCCGATCGGGTGGAGCGCCTGTGCGTCGCCGACATCTCACCCGTGAGCTATCCCGAGGGCCGCGAGTTCCAGGGCTACATCTCCGCGATGCGCGCGATGGACCTGACGCAGGTGGTCCGCCGGGAGGACGCCGAGCGACTGCTGGAGCCCGCGGTACCCGACCCGACGGTGCGCTCGTTCCTGCTGCAGAACCTGCGGCGCGACCCCACCGCGCCCGGCGGCTGGAGCTGGCAGGCCAACCTCGATGTGCTCGGCCGCGACCTCGGCGCCATCAGCGGCTGGCCCGAGGCGGAGCTGGCCCACGTGGCGCCGTACGACGGACCGGTGCTGTGGCTCGCCGGCGGCCGGTCGAGCTACGTCCAGCCCGCCTACGACGCCGCGATGGACCGCTGGTTCCCGCGCAACCGCAAGGTGACGATGAAGGACACCGGGCACTGGCTGCACTCAGAGCGCCCGGAGCTCTTCCTCGAGATCCTGCAGCGGTTCCTGGGGGACTGA
- a CDS encoding endonuclease → MTRTLGLRRRALHAVLLSLLAATALLVPRPGPAAAAAPLTVAQAIATQNSSTATVRGYVVGQPTATSTVVTSGFPNDYAIALADAPGTSATSQMVYVQVPTAFRASFGLRSNPSLMGKQVDVTGTLTAYFSHPGLKDGTDFALTGSGGGDGGGDGGGGTDPSIPAGYYDPAAGKTGAALAAALHGIIDGNRTLSYTQVWDALKVTDADPANSNNVIEFYSGRSVPKSTNGGDADDWNREHTWPQSHGDFGTSAGPGTDLHHLRPEDVTVNSTRGNKDFDNGGSAVAQCPDCFSDADSFEPRDSVKGDVARGLMYMAVRYEGGDGFADLELNDSINGTTPYLGKISVLLAWSAADPPTAAERARNDRIYRDYQGNRNPFVDHPEYAEAIW, encoded by the coding sequence ATGACACGCACGCTCGGGCTGCGCCGTCGCGCGCTCCACGCCGTCCTCCTGTCCCTGCTGGCCGCTACCGCCCTCCTCGTGCCTCGCCCGGGGCCCGCGGCCGCAGCAGCCCCGCTCACCGTCGCGCAGGCGATCGCCACCCAGAACTCCTCGACCGCCACCGTGCGCGGGTACGTGGTCGGGCAGCCGACCGCGACCTCGACCGTGGTGACCAGCGGGTTCCCCAACGACTACGCCATCGCCCTCGCCGACGCACCGGGCACCTCCGCGACCAGCCAGATGGTCTACGTGCAGGTGCCCACCGCGTTCCGCGCGTCCTTCGGCCTGAGGTCGAACCCGTCGCTGATGGGCAAGCAGGTCGACGTCACAGGCACCCTCACGGCGTACTTCTCCCACCCCGGCCTCAAGGACGGCACCGACTTCGCGCTCACCGGCTCCGGAGGTGGGGACGGCGGTGGGGACGGCGGTGGCGGCACCGACCCGAGCATCCCGGCCGGCTACTACGACCCCGCGGCGGGCAAGACCGGCGCCGCGCTCGCGGCGGCACTGCACGGCATCATCGACGGCAACCGGACGCTGAGCTACACGCAGGTCTGGGACGCGCTCAAGGTCACCGACGCCGATCCCGCCAACAGCAACAACGTGATCGAGTTCTACTCCGGCCGCTCCGTCCCGAAGTCGACCAACGGCGGTGATGCCGACGACTGGAACCGCGAGCACACGTGGCCGCAGAGCCATGGCGACTTCGGCACCAGCGCCGGTCCGGGCACCGACCTGCACCACCTACGTCCCGAGGACGTCACCGTCAACTCCACCCGCGGCAACAAGGACTTCGACAACGGCGGCTCCGCAGTCGCTCAGTGCCCCGACTGCTTCTCCGACGCCGACTCCTTCGAGCCCCGCGACTCGGTCAAGGGCGACGTGGCTCGCGGGCTGATGTACATGGCCGTGCGCTACGAGGGCGGCGACGGCTTCGCGGACCTCGAGCTCAACGACAGCATCAACGGCACTACGCCGTACCTCGGCAAGATCTCGGTGTTGCTCGCCTGGAGCGCCGCTGACCCGCCGACGGCCGCGGAGCGGGCCCGCAACGACCGGATCTACCGCGACTACCAGGGCAACCGGAACCCGTTCGTCGACCACCCGGAGTACGCCGAGGCGATCTGGTAG
- a CDS encoding EamA family transporter has product MTTLTRDASRDATRAGVLLALTSAITFALSGALARPMLDSGWTAGSIVLLRIAIGALVVLPFGLVALRGRWALLRRAAPTVLLYGGLAVAGAQYCYFSAVRTMEVGPALLIEYTAPAAVVVWMWLAHGQRPGRLTVAGAVVAALGLVLVLDLFAGADVDVRGTAWALAAMVGAATYFVISADERSGIPPMALAAGGLVVGGLLLGVLGLTGLMPMAASSSTVAYAGVDVAPWTVLLALGLVTAALAYTTGIAASRRLGSRLASFVALSEVVAAVAWAWLLLDQLPAPVQFVGGALILAGVIGVKLGERSVVVGTDPLPVVPAEPAEASERLSAGPAA; this is encoded by the coding sequence ATGACGACGTTGACTCGTGACGCATCGCGGGACGCCACCCGGGCCGGCGTACTCCTGGCGCTCACCTCGGCGATCACGTTCGCGCTCTCCGGCGCCCTCGCGCGGCCGATGCTCGACAGCGGCTGGACCGCCGGCAGCATCGTGCTGCTGCGGATCGCGATCGGCGCGCTCGTCGTCCTGCCCTTCGGCCTGGTCGCGCTGCGCGGCCGCTGGGCCCTGCTGCGCCGTGCCGCTCCCACGGTCCTCCTGTACGGCGGCCTGGCGGTCGCCGGTGCCCAGTACTGCTACTTCTCGGCCGTGCGGACCATGGAGGTCGGCCCGGCCCTGCTCATCGAGTACACCGCGCCCGCGGCGGTGGTCGTGTGGATGTGGCTCGCCCACGGCCAGCGTCCCGGCCGGCTCACCGTGGCCGGGGCCGTCGTCGCGGCCCTCGGCCTGGTGCTCGTCCTCGACCTGTTCGCCGGCGCCGACGTCGACGTCCGCGGCACTGCGTGGGCGCTCGCCGCGATGGTCGGTGCGGCGACCTACTTCGTCATCTCGGCCGACGAGCGCAGCGGCATCCCGCCGATGGCGCTGGCCGCGGGCGGCCTGGTCGTCGGCGGCCTGCTGCTCGGCGTCCTGGGACTGACCGGCCTGATGCCGATGGCGGCCTCGTCGAGCACCGTCGCCTACGCCGGTGTCGACGTCGCCCCGTGGACGGTGCTGCTCGCCCTGGGCCTGGTCACCGCCGCCCTCGCCTACACAACCGGCATCGCCGCCAGCCGCCGCCTCGGCTCGCGGCTGGCCTCCTTCGTCGCACTCAGCGAGGTCGTGGCCGCCGTCGCGTGGGCGTGGCTGCTCCTCGACCAGCTCCCCGCTCCCGTCCAGTTCGTCGGCGGGGCACTCATCCTCGCCGGCGTGATCGGGGTCAAGCTGGGGGAGCGCAGCGTCGTGGTCGGAACCGATCCGCTGCCGGTCGTGCCGGCCGAGCCCGCTGAAGCGAGCGAGAGGCTCAGCGCAGGTCCTGCTGCTTGA